The window TCATGCCGGTGGCCATTCCCGATATCGTCGAGCGGCTGTTGCACCGAAGCGGAACGGGCATCGCCGACATCGATGCGATGGTGTTCCATCAGCCGTCGGCGCTGCTCGTGCGCGCATGGGCGCAGCGGCTCGGGCTCAAGCCCGACCAATACGTGATTCGCGTGGCCGATTGTGCGTGCCTCGTGTCGGCCGCCGTGCCGTTTGCGCTGTACGAGTCGATCCGGGAAGGCGTGATCCGGCCGGGATCGTTGGTCGTGATTGCCGGCGCAGGCGCCGGCTGGGGGTTCGGCGCGCAATTGTGGCGCTGGGGCGAAACCGTCGTGACCGATGCGGGCGATGCGGGCGATGCCGTCGCCGCCGTGACGGAACAGGAGGTGCGGACATGACCGCCAGACTCGTCATCGCCGGGATGGGCCACGCACTGCCGGACCGGATCGTCAGCAACGACGAAGTCGCCGGCATGATCGACACCAGCGACGCGTTCATTCGCGAACGAACCGGCGTCGTGGCGCGACGCTATCTCGCTCCCGATCAGCATCTGGCGGATCTCGCCTGCCCGGCCGCGGAACGGGCGATGGCCGATGCCGGCGTGACGGCGCGCGACGTCGATCTGCTGATCGTCAATACGCTGTCGCCGGATCACCACGATCCGTCGCAAGCGTGCTACATCCAGCCCCGGCTCGGATTGCGGGAGATTCCGTGCTTCGATATCCGCGCGCAATGCAGCGGCGGGCTCTACGGGATCGAGATCGCGCGTCACTTCCTCGCGAGCGGCCTGTATCGCAACGTGCTGCTGATCTGCGCCGAAGCCCTGTCGCGGCGGATCGACTCCAGCAATGCCGGCCGCAATCTGTCGATCCTGCTGAGCGACGGCGCCGCCGCGCTGCTGCTGCAAGCGACGGACCACCCGGCGCACGGGCTGATCGACCTGACGCTCGGCGCCGACGGCACCCAGTTCGACCTGCTCAGCACGGAAGCGCCCGGCGCGCGACGCCCACGCTTCATCGACGCAGACGACATCGCGGCCGGCCGGCACCATTTCCGGATGAAAGGCAAGCCGATGTTCGAAGACGCCACGCGGCGCATCGTCGACGCGTGCCGGCAAATGCTCGACAAGCACCGGCTGACGATGTCCGATATCGGTCTGGTCGTGCCGCACCAGCCGAACCTGCGCATCCTCGACGCGGTCATCGGGCAACTCGGGCTGCCCCGCGAGCGGTGCATGATTTCCGTCGATCAGCTGGGCAACATGGCGAGCGCGGCGTTTCCAGTCGCGCTCGCCATCGCACGCGAGCTAGGCCGCATGCCGGCCGGGCAGCTCAACCTCTTCGTGACCTACGGCGCGGGCGCGACATGGGCCTGTGCGCTCTATCGGAGCTGAACGACATGCTGAACGCTTCCCCGGGGTGGATCGATCAGCGGCTGGCCCTCGTCGGCACGGCCGACGTGCCGCTGTACGTGATCGTCAACGACGAGGCCGCGACGCTGATCGAGGGTGGCCTGAGCGGCATGACGGAGCTCGTGTGGCAGCAGCTTCACGACCTGCTGCGGGACTTTGGCGGCATCCGGCATTTGCGCTACTGGCTGATCACCCACTCGCACTATGACCATTGCAGCCTGCTGATGACGCTCAAGTCGCGCATGCCGTGGCTCCATGTATCCGGTTCTCCCGACGCGTTCGATGCGTTCCAGAGCCCGTCGGCCTGCCGAACCATCCGTCAGCTCGACGCGCAAGCGTCACGGTCGTGGGATCCCGCCGTCGGCGTCGATTTCACCGAGTTATCCGATCTGCCGTTCTACCCGGTCAATCCGGACACGCAGCTCGACATCGGCGACGGGATGCAGATTCGCACGATCGCGCTGCCGGGCCACAGCCGTTGCCAGTTCGGCTACTACTGCCCGCAGCTGGACATCGGTTTCGTGTCGGATGCGCTCGGCGAATTTCAAGGCGCCACCAGCTGGCTGCCGCTGGTCTTTCAGGACCTGTTTGCGTATCGGCACACGCTGGACGTCATCGAGCAACTGCAGGCGCCGCGGCTCGCATTGGGGCATCACGGCATCCTCACCGGCGAGCTTGCCCGATCGGCCGTGCGGCATGCACGTACGTGCCTCGATGCGCGCGAGGCCGACGCACGCGCGGTTCGCGGCAACGCCACCGCCACGCACGAACTGGCCCACCAGTGGACTGCGCGTTATGCGGCAAGGAGCGAACGGGTGGTGCCGCATTTCCTGCATCTCAAAAGCATGATGCACATGATCGATCTGTTCCATCGCGCCGAATAGCCTCCTACCGATTCCCGCCGCGGCAACGCATGGGCGCCGGCCGGCGTCAGGCCGCTGCTCGCTGTTTTCATTCCTCTTCCGACGACATCATGACCACTGCGACCTTGCCGACCACGCTTAGCGAATTGCTTCAGAACCGGGCCGCCACACTCGGCGACAAAACCGCCTACGTGTTCCTGAGCGGACCGCCCGAACAGGAACAGGCCGAATCGATGACCTTCGCGGAACTCGACGCACGCGCTCGCCGGGTCGCCGCGCTGCTGCAGCAGAACGCGATCGACATCGGCGACCGGGTCCTGCTGCTGTGCCGGCCGGGGCTCGACTATGTCAGCGCCTTCATGGGGTGCCTGTATGCGGGCGCGATCGCAGTTCCCGTCTACCCGCCGCGCAACAAGCAGCATATGGTGCGGATCGCCGGCATCGTCGAGAACGCAGGCGCGAACACGATTCTGTGTTCGGCCGAGGACCATGCGCGCTGCGCGACCTGGCTTGCCGATACCGACGCATCCGGCAGCACGCTGCTCGACGTCGGGGGCGCGCAGGTGCTGGATCCCGTGCCTTCGCCCGCCAGCGTGCAGCCATCCCGGATCGCCTTTCTGCAATACACGTCGGGAACCACCGGCAGCCCCAAGGGCGTGATGGTGTCGCACGGCAACCTGATGCATAACCTGGGGCTGATGCGCGAATGGCTCGCCTACGACGAGCAGAGCACGATCGTCAGCTGGCTGCCGCCATACCACGACATGGGCCTGATCGGCGTGATCCTGACGTCGCTCTACGGCGGCTTCCGGAGCGTGCTGATGGCCCCGGAACGCTTCATCCAGCATCCGTACCTGTGGTTGCGTGCGATCAGCCAGTACCGTGCGGATCTGACGGGCGCTCCGGATTTCGCATACCGGATGTGCTGCCGGCGGATCTCCGACGAACAGCTGGCGACGCTCGACCTGTCGTGCGTGCGGGTCGCCTATAACGGCGCCGAGTCGGTGCGCGCCAGCACCTTGACCGATTTTGCGCAGCGCTTCGCCGCCGCAGGCTTCGCTGCCGACGGTTTTCTGCCGTGCTACGGGCTGGCGGAGGGAACGCTGTACGTCGCCGGTCGCGCGAAGCAGCATCCGATCCGGACGCTATGCGTCGACCAGGCTGCGCTCCAGCGGCAATCCGTGGTGGTGCGCGGCGAATTCCTGGGCGTGTCGCCGCAGCCGCTGGATCGTCCGGGCGAACGGGTCCTGGTCAGCGTGGGTCGCACTGACGGCGAACAACACGTGATCGTGCGCGACCTGGAAACGAACGAGCGTTGCGCCGATCGGACCATCGGCGAAATCTGCGTGGCCGGCCCGAGCGTCGCCGCCGGCTACTGGCATCTGGACGAGCAGACGCATTCGACCTTCCAGCACAGTCTGGCGGGCCATCGGGATCAGGTGTTCATGCGCACCGGCGATCTCGGCTTCATTCTGGGCGACGAGCTTTACGTCACCGGCCGGCTCAAGGACATGGTGATCCTGGCCGGCCGCAACTACTACTCGGAGGACATCGAGTACGCGCTGATCGTCGGCGTGCCGGAACTCGTGCCGAACGGTTGCGCGGCCTTCATGGACGATCAGGTCGACGCGGAGCGCCTGATCGTCGTGGCGGAAGTCGAGCGCACGCAGCGCAAGGGCAATCTCGACAGCTTCATCGACGCGATTCGCCAGGCTATCTGGAACCGCCTCGACATCGGCCCGAGCGCGATCGTGCTGGTGTCGCCCGGTAGCGTGCCGAAAACGTCGAGCGGCAAGGTGCGCCGCAGCACGTGCCGCACGCAGCTGCACGACGGCGCGCTGACGATCCTCGCGCAGTGGGACGTCGAGGGCGGTGTACATACGCCCGCGCCCGATCGCCGGCAGCCCGCACGCCCGACAGCTGTTGCCGACCAGCCGGCGGCCAACGATCGCCGGCGTGATGAAAGCGCCACCGTCGACGAACTGAACGACTGGCTCAGGCACTACGCGCGCACGCGGATCGATTCGCGAACCATGGACGAGCGTCGCACCATTCCGCCGCACGTCGTGCTCGATTTCGGGAATCGGGGCCTGCTCGGCATGCCGATCGACCGTTCGCATGGCGGCCTCGGCCTCGGCCAGCGCGACATGTTGCGCGTGTTTGCGCAGCTGGCCGCGATCGATTCGACGCTGGCTTTCTTTGTCGCGCTGAACAACACGCTCGGGATCCTGCCGATCATGCAGCATGCGCAGCCACCATTGCGCGAGGAATTGCTGCCGAGCCTCGCGAGCGGTCGGATGCTCGCCGCATTCGCGATCACGGAGCCGGCCGCGGGCTCGCATGTGCGCGCGATTGCCTCCCGCGCACAGCGCACCGAGTCCGGCGACTGGCTGGTCACGGGGAACAAGCGCTGGAGCGGCTCATCCGCATGGGCGGGAATCATCAACGTGTTCGCGAGGCAGGCCGACGGCACCGGAATGGTCGGGTTGGCGGTGCGCCCCGGCACGCCAG is drawn from Burkholderia ambifaria AMMD and contains these coding sequences:
- a CDS encoding ketoacyl-ACP synthase III, with the translated sequence MTARLVIAGMGHALPDRIVSNDEVAGMIDTSDAFIRERTGVVARRYLAPDQHLADLACPAAERAMADAGVTARDVDLLIVNTLSPDHHDPSQACYIQPRLGLREIPCFDIRAQCSGGLYGIEIARHFLASGLYRNVLLICAEALSRRIDSSNAGRNLSILLSDGAAALLLQATDHPAHGLIDLTLGADGTQFDLLSTEAPGARRPRFIDADDIAAGRHHFRMKGKPMFEDATRRIVDACRQMLDKHRLTMSDIGLVVPHQPNLRILDAVIGQLGLPRERCMISVDQLGNMASAAFPVALAIARELGRMPAGQLNLFVTYGAGATWACALYRS
- a CDS encoding AMP-binding protein, with the protein product MTTATLPTTLSELLQNRAATLGDKTAYVFLSGPPEQEQAESMTFAELDARARRVAALLQQNAIDIGDRVLLLCRPGLDYVSAFMGCLYAGAIAVPVYPPRNKQHMVRIAGIVENAGANTILCSAEDHARCATWLADTDASGSTLLDVGGAQVLDPVPSPASVQPSRIAFLQYTSGTTGSPKGVMVSHGNLMHNLGLMREWLAYDEQSTIVSWLPPYHDMGLIGVILTSLYGGFRSVLMAPERFIQHPYLWLRAISQYRADLTGAPDFAYRMCCRRISDEQLATLDLSCVRVAYNGAESVRASTLTDFAQRFAAAGFAADGFLPCYGLAEGTLYVAGRAKQHPIRTLCVDQAALQRQSVVVRGEFLGVSPQPLDRPGERVLVSVGRTDGEQHVIVRDLETNERCADRTIGEICVAGPSVAAGYWHLDEQTHSTFQHSLAGHRDQVFMRTGDLGFILGDELYVTGRLKDMVILAGRNYYSEDIEYALIVGVPELVPNGCAAFMDDQVDAERLIVVAEVERTQRKGNLDSFIDAIRQAIWNRLDIGPSAIVLVSPGSVPKTSSGKVRRSTCRTQLHDGALTILAQWDVEGGVHTPAPDRRQPARPTAVADQPAANDRRRDESATVDELNDWLRHYARTRIDSRTMDERRTIPPHVVLDFGNRGLLGMPIDRSHGGLGLGQRDMLRVFAQLAAIDSTLAFFVALNNTLGILPIMQHAQPPLREELLPSLASGRMLAAFAITEPAAGSHVRAIASRAQRTESGDWLVTGNKRWSGSSAWAGIINVFARQADGTGMVGLAVRPGTPGVRIGAEELTMGVRGMIQNSLHLDRARISDAYRLGDIGQGMLVAQHAMNIARLGIAAVCVGGMKRCAQLMHRYGARRQVGTGLLLDNPLSRLRLGELRDRIDGLDALVEHLAAELDLGVAVPEDCLLISKILGSELLSQSADEMMQFLGGRGYIETNLAPQIFRDARLTRIFEGPTETLLVHLGSRLLNGSDDLLRYLERALSAGALARELRELGAQLAQDGLANASKLDGTAHAAVWVNYWLGTIAQWGLLLAVTERAAAQQHIGDGTLRWAQSQYELAIEAAQRQVGLRSALSTTGELNDWAARIGFEIGSIEQTIPGASQLVDPLLDPNADARSVSRAPDAPAGEDAGSAATPIVSEPASLFDRQQIHAVEQWLIAWLGERLKHRKLRLTRESTFAEIGFDSILAVEMTIVFSETFSVTVDPSAVWDYPSIRALAAHLAPRTHGAAPAVAVAHADSDAASSIAAQPSTL
- a CDS encoding MBL fold metallo-hydrolase, encoding MLNASPGWIDQRLALVGTADVPLYVIVNDEAATLIEGGLSGMTELVWQQLHDLLRDFGGIRHLRYWLITHSHYDHCSLLMTLKSRMPWLHVSGSPDAFDAFQSPSACRTIRQLDAQASRSWDPAVGVDFTELSDLPFYPVNPDTQLDIGDGMQIRTIALPGHSRCQFGYYCPQLDIGFVSDALGEFQGATSWLPLVFQDLFAYRHTLDVIEQLQAPRLALGHHGILTGELARSAVRHARTCLDAREADARAVRGNATATHELAHQWTARYAARSERVVPHFLHLKSMMHMIDLFHRAE